CACGCGCGGCGGCAGCGGCGAGGAAGTCATGGCCGTCGCGCTGGTCGGTCTTCAGCGCGACGAAAACCTGACCGACCGTCAGCGTGCGGGTGTCCTGATTGAAGCCCGAAAGCGACGAGACCGGCATCGTTGTCCAACGACCACCGGTCCACGACGCGAGCGACTGCGGGTTGAACTCACGCATGGTGATTGCTCGCGAGGTTGATGGCGCCGAGCTGCAAGGCGCTCGCGCGGTCGGTTCGTTTGCGACGTGGCGCGCGTTGTCCGCGCACCCAAGTCGCCGCCGGTTTGACGGTGTCGGTCGCCCCGGCCTTGGGCGCGGAGCGGGAAGAATTGTCTTTGGCGTGGTTCACGGGCTCAGACCGGCTTCAGCTGCTTGATGCCGATCAGTTCGCGGGCGACCTGTCGGTCGTCGAACGGCACGACAGTATCCGCGAGTTCCTGGAAAGTTTCGTGGCCCTTGCCGGCGATGAGCAGGCAATCGCCCTCGCGTGCGGCGTCGAGCGCGAGGCTGATGGCGCGACGGCGGTCCTCGACGAAGGTGATCTTCGCGGCCGCGGTGACGCCGGGTTTCATGTCGGAGAAAATCTGGAGCAGCGGCTCGTTGCGCGGGTTGTCCGCCGTGGCGAACGCGGCGTCGGCGAACTCCTGCACGGCGGCGGTCATGAGCGCGCGCTTGGCGCGGTCGCGGTTGCCGCCGCAGCCGAAGACGACGAAGAGCCGGCCCGGCGTGATCGCCTTGAGCATGCTCAGCGCGTTGCGGAGGGCGTCGTCGGTGTGCGCGTAGTCGACGAGCACATTGAACGGCTGGCCGGCATCGATGCGTTCCATGCGGCCGGAAACGCCGGCGAAGGACTTGAGGCGCTTCGCGACGATCTGCGGATCGCGGCCGAGCGCGTAGCAGGCGGCGAAGGCGGCGAGGAGATTGGAGACGTTGTAGCGGCCGATCAGCGGGCTCTCGATCTCGGCGCGGCCCTCGGGCCAGACGAGTGTGAAGGTGGCGCTTTGGAACGAGAGACGGACGTTCTCGGCGCGGATGGTGGCGTCGGATGCTTCGCCGAAGGTGACGAGCTTCATGCCGGCGGGAACTTCACCCGCGAGGCGGCGACCGTGGGCGTCGTCGAGATTGATCGCGACGGCGCGCGGCGCGGGCGCGGTCTCGCCGCGGAAGAGGCGCGCCTTCACCGCGAAGTAGGCGTCCATCGAGCCGTGGTAATCGAGGTGGTCCTGCGTGAGGTTGGTGAACACCGCGACGCCGAACTGCATGCCGAGCACGCGCTGCTGATCGAGGCCGTGCGAGCTGACCTCCATCACGGCCTGGCGGCAGCCGGCGTCGCGCATTTGCGCGAGCATGCCGAAGAGGTCGAGCGCCTCCGGCGTGCTGCGATACGACGGCACGACGCGCGCGCCGAGGTCGTAGTTGACCGTGCCGATGAGGCCGACGCGCTGGTGGTCGGTGGAGAGCAGGTGCTTCGCGAGCGCGGCGACAGTGGTCTTGCCGTTGGTGCCGGTGACGCCGACGAGATCGAGCGAGCGATCCGGGAACTTGAAGAAGCGCTGCGAAACGCGCGCGAGGGCGCGGCGGACGTCGGCGACCTGCACGTAGGTGACACGCTGCGAGGTGATGGCGGGAATTTTTTCCGCGATGATGGCGACGGCGCCGCGATTGACGGCTTCGTCGATGAAGAGATTGCCGTCGGCGCGGCGGCCCTTGATGGCGAAGAAGAGGTTGCCGTGCATCACGCGGCGGCTGTCGAGCGCGAGGCCGGAGATGGGGCGGTCGAGATCGCCCTTGCTCGCGACGATTTCATCGTCGTTGAGGAAGTCGGAGAGCTGCGGGGCCATCTTGAAGATTTGTTGGGACACGCGGTCGACCGGGCGGCGGCGGGTGGCCGGCAGCGAGCGGAAGGCCGCGATGAGCGGATAGTTGGGCGTGAGATAGCCGATCATTGGGCGGCTCCGGTCAGCGCGAGCGCGAGGCGGGACGGCGTGCGCACGGGTTTGATGTCAAGGTATTGGATGAGTTGTTCCGCGACGTGCTTGAACGACGGCGCCGAGACGGCGCGGCCGTAGGCCCGGCCGCCGGTGACCTTGGCGTCGTCGACGATGACGGAGAGGACGACCTGCGGGCGGCTGGCGGGAAAGAAGCCGACAAAGGAGGCGACGTAGCGGCTGTTGGAATAGACGCCGTCGATGATTTTCTGCGAGGTGCCGGTCTTGCCGGCGACTTCGAAGCCCTCGATGTCGAAGCCGGCGGCGGTGCCGCCTTCCTGCACGACGCCGTGGAGCATCTGCGCGAGCGTGGCGGCGGTGCTGGGCTTGAGGACCTGGGTGCGTTTCTCGGGTTCGAAGCCGCGGACGATTTTACCTTCTGGGTCGCGGATTTCCTTGATGATTTGCGGGCGGAGCAGCGTGCCGCCGTTGGCGACGACGCTCATGGCCATGTGGATTTGGAGCGGCGTGGCGGCGACGGCGTGGCCCATCGGCATGCGCGTGATGGTGAGGCCGTCCCACTTGGCGGGCGGTTCGAGGATGCCGCGGACTTCGCCGCCGAGGCCGAACTTCGTCGCTTCGCC
This window of the Candidatus Didemnitutus sp. genome carries:
- a CDS encoding UDP-N-acetylmuramoyl-L-alanyl-D-glutamate--2,6-diaminopimelate ligase is translated as MIGYLTPNYPLIAAFRSLPATRRRPVDRVSQQIFKMAPQLSDFLNDDEIVASKGDLDRPISGLALDSRRVMHGNLFFAIKGRRADGNLFIDEAVNRGAVAIIAEKIPAITSQRVTYVQVADVRRALARVSQRFFKFPDRSLDLVGVTGTNGKTTVAALAKHLLSTDHQRVGLIGTVNYDLGARVVPSYRSTPEALDLFGMLAQMRDAGCRQAVMEVSSHGLDQQRVLGMQFGVAVFTNLTQDHLDYHGSMDAYFAVKARLFRGETAPAPRAVAINLDDAHGRRLAGEVPAGMKLVTFGEASDATIRAENVRLSFQSATFTLVWPEGRAEIESPLIGRYNVSNLLAAFAACYALGRDPQIVAKRLKSFAGVSGRMERIDAGQPFNVLVDYAHTDDALRNALSMLKAITPGRLFVVFGCGGNRDRAKRALMTAAVQEFADAAFATADNPRNEPLLQIFSDMKPGVTAAAKITFVEDRRRAISLALDAAREGDCLLIAGKGHETFQELADTVVPFDDRQVARELIGIKQLKPV